Proteins from a genomic interval of Gossypium hirsutum isolate 1008001.06 chromosome A09, Gossypium_hirsutum_v2.1, whole genome shotgun sequence:
- the LOC107928525 gene encoding receptor-like protein kinase FERONIA, with translation MKNSVATQSFPKLVSVFASLLLLFHLVLAADYVPTEKFLLNCGEKSDLSDNDNRKWTPDVGSKFLTGTEKSVTSPAASQDPAVPEVPYKTARVFHSNFTYSFPVVSGRKFVRLYFYANSYDGQNATNALFSVTSGSYTLLKNFSAAQTSEALNYAFVIKEYSINVDGDHLNFTFSPSSTPSNAYAFVNGIEVLSMPDLYSNSDGVPIVGQQAPFTIDNTTALENVYRLNVGGSDISPSGDTGLFRSWYDDQPYLFGVAFGVSAAADPNVTIDYGTMATYTAPVSVYTTARSMGPNAPINDNYNLTWLFSIDSGFSYLVRLHFCEFTDNITKINQRVFNIFINNQTAELGFDVIAAAEKVDVPVYSDYVVVVPGSNSQQDLWLALHPNETDKPQYYDAILNGVEIFKINDLSNNLAGTNPIPGLKQDIVDPSLALPSHSGRTKNQTAIIAGGVSGGVILLLVIGFCVVGAARRGRQGKDSSTSDGPSGWLPLSLYGNSHSAGSAKTNTTGSYASSLPSNLCRHFSFAEIKAATKNFDEALVLGVGGFGKVYKGEIDGGTTKVAIKRGNPLSEQGVHEFQTEIEMLSKLRHRHLVSLIGYCEENCEMILVYDYMAYGTLREHLYKTQKPPLPWKQRLEICIGAARGLHYLHTGAKHTIIHRDVKTTNILLDEKWVAKVSDFGLSKTGPTLDHTHVSTVVKGSFGYLDPEYFRRQQLTDKSDVYSFGVVLFEILCARPALNPTLPKEQVSLAEWAAHCHKKGILDQIMDPYLKGKIAPECFKKFAETAMKCVADQGIDRPSMGDVLWNLEFALQLQESAEESGKGIDAIDIEEGTYDITCKGKKDVSPGFDGTVTDSRSSGMSTSMSMSIGGRSLASEDSDGLTPSAIFSQIMNPKGR, from the coding sequence ATGAAGAACTCAGTTGCTACACAATCCTTTCCCAAGCTTGTTTCCGTTTTCGCCTCCTTGTTGCTTCTCTTTCACCTCGTTTTAGCTGCTGACTATGTCCCAACCGAAAAATTTCTCTTAAATTGCGGTGAAAAATCCGACCTATCCGATAACGATAATCGGAAATGGACACCGGATGTCGGGTCCAAGTTCCTCACCGGAACTGAAAAATCCGTCACCTCCCCAGCCGCCTCGCAAGATCCGGCAGTACCCGAAGTTCCATACAAGACGGCCCGTGTTTTTCACTCCAATTTCACCTACAGTTTCCCGGTTGTATCCGGCCGGAAGTTTGTCCGGTTGTATTTCTACGCTAATTCCTACGACGGTCAAAACGCAACCAACGCTCTGTTCTCGGTCACTTCCGGTTCCTACACTCTCCTCAAGAATTTCAGTGCTGCTCAAACGAGTGAAGCTTTGAACTATGCCTTCGTTATCAAGGAATACTCCATTAATGTCGACGGCGACCATTTGAACTTTACGTTTAGTCCCTCTTCCACCCCATCAAACGCCTACGCCTTTGTGAATGGGATTGAAGTACTGTCGATGCCTGATCTATACAGTAACTCCGATGGTGTACCAATTGTGGGTCAACAAGCTCCGTTCACCATTGATAACACCACAGCCCTCGAGAATGTTTATAGGCTAAACGTCGGTGGAAGCGATATCTCTCCTTCCGGTGATACGGGTCTTTTCCGGTCTTGGTACGATGATCAGCCATACCTTTTTGGGGTAGCCTTTGGTGTTTCAGCAGCTGCTGATCCAAATGTCACCATTGATTATGGGACCATGGCTACATATACTGCTCCTGTAAGTGTTTACACCACGGCTAGATCGATGGGACCGAATGCTCCAATAAACGATAACTATAATTTAACCTGGTTATTCAGTATTGATTCTGGGTTTTCTTACTTGGTGAGGTTACATTTTTGTGAGTTTACTGATAATATCACTAAGATTAATCAGAGAGTGTTTAATATTTTCATCAACAATCAAACTGCTGAGTTAGGGTTTGATGTGATTGCCGCGGCGGAAAAAGTTGATGTTCCTGTGTATAGTGATTACGTTGTGGTGGTTCCAGGAAGCAATTCTCAGCAGGATCTTTGGCTTGCATTGCATCCAAACGAGACCGATAAGCCTCAATATTATGATGCAATCTTGAATGGTGTGGAGATATTCAAGATCAATGATTTGAGCAACAACCTTGCAGGGACTAATCCGATCCCTGGTCTGAAACAGGATATAGTGGACCCGTCATTGGCTTTGCCATCACATTCAGGTCGTACAAAGAACCAGACAGCTATCATCGCTGGGGGAGTCAGTGGTGGGGTCATCCTATTGCTTGTAATCGGTTTCTGTGTTGTCGGTGCTGCACGTCGTGGAAGGCAGGGGAAGGATTCAAGCACAAGTGATGGCCCTTCGGGATGGCTTCCTCTTTCATTGTATGGGAATTCACACTCTGCAGGTTCAGCAAAGACAAATACCACGGGGAGTTATGCTTCTTCCTTGCCTTCGAACCTTTGTCGCCACTTCTCGTTTGCTGAGATCAAGGCTGCCACGAAGAACTTCGATGAGGCCTTAGTCCTTGGGGTGGGAGGCTTTGGTAAAGTTTACAAAGGTGAAATTGATGGTGGGACTACTAAAGTTGCGATCAAGCGGGGCAACCCCTTATCTGAGCAAGGTGTGCATGAGTTCCAGACTGAAATCGAAATGCTTTCCAAGCTCCGACACCGCCACCTTGTTTCGTTGATCGGTTACTGTGAAGAGAACTGTGAAATGATCCTAGTTTACGACTATATGGCTTACGGAACTCTGCGTGAACATTTATACAAAACACAAAAGCCTCCTCTTCCATGGAAGCAAAGGCTTGAAATATGCATTGGGGCGGCTCGTGGTTTGCACTATCTTCACACGGGTGCCAAACACACTATTATTCACCGAGATGTGAAGACAACAAATATTCTGTTAGATGAGAAGTGGGTAGCAAAAGTTTCTGATTTCGGGTTATCTAAAACTGGCCCTACATTGGATCATACTCATGTGAGCACCGTCGTGAAGGGTAGCTTTGGTTATTTGGATCCCGAGTATTTCAGGCGGCAACAGCTAACCGATAAGTCCGATGTTTACTCATTCGGGGTCGTCTTGTTCGAGATCCTTTGTGCTCGTCCAGCATTGAATCCTACATTGCCAAAGGAGCAAGTGAGCCTTGCTGAGTGGGCTGCACATTGTCACAAGAAAGGCATCCTTGATCAGATCATGGATCCTTATCTCAAAGGAAAGATAGCACCAGAATGCTTCAAAAAGTTTGCCGAGACCGCAATGAAGTGCGTGGCCGACCAGGGTATCGACAGGCCATCGATGGGTGATGTGCTGTGGAACTTGGAATTTGCTTTACAGCTGCAAGAGAGTGCAGAAGAGAGTGGCAAGGGAATCGATGCAATAGATATCGAGGAAGGAACCTACGACATAACCTGTAAAGGCAAGAAAGATGTATCCCCTGGTTTTGATGGTACTGTAACAGATTCAAGGAGTAGTGGGATGAGTACAAGTATGAGCATGAGCATCGGTGGTCGCAGCCTCGCTAGTGAAGACTCCGACGGGTTAACACCCAGTGCTATTTTCTCACAGATAATGAACCCTAAAGGGCGTTAA